The Engystomops pustulosus chromosome 4, aEngPut4.maternal, whole genome shotgun sequence genome contains a region encoding:
- the GINS4 gene encoding DNA replication complex GINS protein SLD5 encodes MEDELGLSDQDSDAGSEEVLTPAELISKLEEAWLNEKFAPELLESKSEIVECVMEQLNHMEQNLQRARQGDLKISFHHMEIERIRFMLSSYLRSRLLKIEKFFPHVLEKEKSRGEGDPPHLSPEEFAFAKEYMTNTETLLKNVALRHMPPNLQTVDLLKCVPKPNLDSFVFLKVKQAQESILVEPETDDQSEYTIDMEVGSQHLIRYRTIAPLVASGAVNLI; translated from the exons ATGGAAGACGAGCTGGGACTGTCGGACCAAGACTCGGATGCCGGGAGTGAGGAGGTCCTGACCCCTGCGGAGCTCATCAGCAAACTGGAAGAG GCCTGGCTCAATGAGAAGTTTGCCCCAGAACTCCTGGAGAGTAAATCTGAGATTGTGGAGTGTGTGATGGAGCAGCTGAATCACATG GAGCAAAATCTGCAGCGAGCTCGACAAGGTGACCTGAAGATAagtttccatcacatggagaTAGAGAGGATCAGGTTCATGCTCAGCAGCTACTTGCGCAGTCGCTTGCTTAAG ATTGAAAAGTTCTTTCCTCATGTCCTGGAGAAGGAAAAGTCAAGAGGGGAAGGTGATCCGCCACATCTGTCTCCAGAGGAGTTTGCCTTCGCCAAGGA GTATATGACAAACACAGAGACGTTACTGAAGAACGTGGCCCTCCGGCACATGCCCCCGAACCTGCAGACGGTGGACCTGCTGAAATGTG TCCCCAAGCCGAACCTGGACTCATTTGTGTTCCTGAAGGTGAAACAGGCGCAGGAGAGTATCCTGGTGGAGCCGGAGACAGATGACCAGAG TGAATACACTATAGACATGGAGGTGGGCTCTCAGCACCTTATACGTTATCGGACAATAGCCCCTCTAGTGGCCTCAGGAGCTGTGAATCTCATCTGA
- the LOC140127998 gene encoding protein phosphatase 1 regulatory subunit 3C-like has translation MPGDFSMCVCLSPPPPHHFRLPSTKSLRPCLAPTRRPPDPRKKGVIFADALGLALTTVRHISRPLFDEDPLVLALASLRAMRPLSSPTYTLDFQAPTVDYSSFRTRLSQQQVCLEQCAVQGAAVAGTVRVRNIGYEKRVTLRVSYDNWKSHYDLPCSYLRDPCGGGETDTFSFRLPLPLDTQRAEFCICFWCQGTEHWDNNGGKNYTLTKEIELHNYSQGTYW, from the coding sequence ATGCCTGGCGACTTCTCAATGTGCGTGTGTCTCAGCCCCCCTCCTCCACACCACTTTCGTCTCCCTTCAACCAAGTCTCTCCGTCCGTGTCTCGCTCCGACCCGTCGCCCTCCAGACCCACGTAAAAAGGGCGTCATCTTTGCCGATGCTCTAGGACTGGCCCTGACCACCGTACGCCACATCTCTCGTCCACTTTTCGATGAAGACCCCCTGGTGCTCGCCTTGGCTTCTTTGAGAGCCATGAGGCCACTTTCCAGCCCGACGTACACATTAGACTTCCAGGCTCCTACTGTGGACTATTCTAGTTTCCGGACCCGGCTCTCCCAGCAGCAGGTTTGTCTGGAGCAATGCGCTGTGCAAGGAGCGGCAGTGGCCGGCACCGTCCGTGTACGGAATATCGGCTACGAGAAACGGGTAACACTACGGGTCAGCTACGATAACTGGAAAAGTCACTATGACCTCCCATGCTCTTATCTACGAGATCCATGCGGTGGAGGGGAGACGGACACTTTCTCTTTCAGGCTTCCTCTACCCCTAGACACGCAACGGGCCGAGTTCTGCATTTGCTTTTGGTGCCAGGGCACAGAACACTGGGATAATAACGGAGGGAAAAACTATACGTTGACCAAGGAGATCGAGCTCCACAACTACTCACAAGGCACCTACTGGTGA